A single region of the Epinephelus fuscoguttatus linkage group LG14, E.fuscoguttatus.final_Chr_v1 genome encodes:
- the LOC125900751 gene encoding cannabinoid receptor type 1B-like, protein MKLALHRIAGTTMSTLTTGVQYLGSNDASYDDPSIDSTLIKNQFHFEKPHSASISNSLPGLVPGNKEVIYGGLSPIFPTNVSDFLLSNGTSVESGGAPQCGEDFVDNMECFMILTPAQQLAVAILALTLGTFTVLENLMVLCVILHSQTLRSRPSYHFIGSLAVADLIGSIIFVYSFLDFHVLHRKDSPNVFLFKLAGVIASFTASVGSLFLTAIDRYISIHRPMAYKSIVTKTKAVIAFSLMWTISIVFSLLPLLGWNCKRLNSVCSDIFPLIDQKYLMFWIGMTSILVLFIIYAYMFILWKSHNHAVRMLSRSSQRSVIVYTAEGTKVQTVRPEQARMDLRLAKTLVLILVALIICWGPLLAIMVYDLFGKVNDFIKTVFAFCSMLTLLNSTVNPVIYAMRSKDLRRAFLNICHMCWGASQSPDNSAEADWLRRSVRAAAGRAGRNGASCGKTRIKVAQVTVSGVTESSTAEPV, encoded by the coding sequence ATGAAGTTGGCTCTGCACAGGATAGCAGGCACCACGATGAGCACACTAACGACAGGTGTCCAGTATCTCGGCTCCAACGACGCCAGCTACGATGACCCCTCCATTGACTCGACTCTAATCAAGAACCAATTCCACTTCGAGAAGCCGCACTCTGCCTCCATTAGCAACTCCCTCCCCGGACTCGTCCCTGGAAATAAGGAGGTCATTTATGGTGGCCTCTCACCCATTTTCCCCACCAATGTTTCAGACTTTCTGCTGAGTAATGGCACCTCTGTGGAGAGCGGAGGGGCGCCGCAGTGTGGGGAGGACTTTGTGGACAACATGGAGTGTTTTATGATCCTCACTCCTGCTCAGCAGCTCGCAGTTGCCATCTTGGCGCTCACCCTGGGTACATTTACAGTGCTGGAGAACCTCATGGTGCTGTGTGTGATCCTACACTCCCAGACGCTTCGATCTCGGCCTTCCTATCACTTCATAGGCAGCCTGGCTGTGGCCGATCTGATAGGCAGCATCATTTTTGTCTACAGCTTTCTGGATTTCCATGTCCTCCACAGGAAGGACAGCCCTAATGTTTTCCTATTCAAGCTGGCAGGGGTCATCGCCTCCTTCACCGCCTCTGTGGGCAGTCTGTTTCTCACCGCAATCGACCGCTACATCTCCATCCACAGGCCCATGGCGTACAAAAGCATCGTCACAAAGACGAAAGCGGTCATTGCCTTCAGTTTGATGTGGACCATCTCTATTGTCTTCTCGCTGTTGCCGCTGCTGGGGTGGAACTGCAAGCGTCTCAACTCTGTCTGCTCGGACATTTTTCCTCTAATCGACCAGAAGTACCTGATGTTCTGGATTGGGATGACAAGCATCCTGGTCCTGTTCATCATCTACGCCTACATGTTCATTCTCTGGAAGTCTCACAACCATGCTGTCCGGATGCTGAGCCGCAGCTCCCAGAGGAGTGTGATCGTTTACACAGCAGAGGGGACCAAAGTGCAGACGGTGAGGCCCGAGCAGGCCCGCATGGACCTCCGCCTGGCCAAAACCCTGGTTCTGATCCTAGTGGCCCTCATCATCTGCTGGGGCCCGCTTCTAGCCATCATGGTTTACGACCTCTTTGGGAAGGTGAACGACTTCATCAAGACTGTATTTGCGTTTTGCAGCATGCTCACCCTGCTCAACTCCACGGTGAACCCTGTGATCTACGCCATGAGGAGCAAAGACCTGCGCAGGGCCTTCCTCAATATCTGCCATATGTGCTGGGGAGCATCGCAGTCTCCGGACAACAGCGCTGAGGCTGACTGGCTCAGGAGGAGTGTGAGAGCCGCAGCAGGCAGGGCGGGGAGAAACGGTGCCAGCTGTGGAAAGACTCGAATAAAAGTAGCCCAGGTTACCGTTTCTGGAGTGACTGAGAGTTCTACTGCCGAGCCGGTCTAA
- the LOC125901356 gene encoding akirin-2-like, with the protein MACGATLKRTMDFDPLMSPTSPKRRRCIPVSPSSSSSSPRKYLSMEPSPFGESSSRLSAEQILNSIKQEYKRIQKRKHLDGGYQQSECCYSPESPSQSSTMNVSSMPGTSSGGVSPTRKEQPLFTLRQVGMICERLLTEREEKVREEYEETMTSKLAEQYDTFVKFTHDQLMRRFGEQPASYVS; encoded by the exons ATGGCGTGTGGAGCCACCCTGAAGAGGACCATGGATTTCGATCCGCTGATGAGCCCTACTTCCCCTAAAAGACGAAGATGCATCCCCGTGTCCCCATCGTCCTCATCCTCATCCCCTAGGAAGTATCTTAGCATGGAGCCCTCGCCATTTGGGGAGTCGTCGTCAAGGCTTAGTGCAG AACAAATCCTCAACAGCATTAAGCAGGAGTACAAACGCATTCAAAAGAGGAAGCATCTAGATGGAGGCTACCAACAGTCAGAGTGCTGCTATTCTCCAGAGTCCCCATCCCAGTCGTCTACTATGAATGTTTCCAGCATGCCAG GAACGTCCTCTGGAGGCGTTTCTCCCACTAGAAAAGAACAGCCATTATTCACCCTCAGACAAGTTGGAATGATCTGTGAACGCCTGCTGACAGAAAGGGAAGAGAAGGTGCGGGAGGAGTATGAGGAGACTATGACTTCAAAACTGGCAG AACAATACGACACCTTTGTGAAGTTCACACACGATCAGCTAATGCGACGATTCGGAGAGCAACCTGCAAGCT ATGTTTCCTGA
- the orc3 gene encoding origin recognition complex subunit 3 isoform X2 has protein sequence MSTSSVSKGCFVFKPSAKKKKTLSLEDHFSHGCEAADNSDLRFKLCQDLWDKIKTNTEVLQDELNRNILDSLLNFTRKCSSTRLHSDWASQMRASEIPTAALVLGVNVPDHDMTFQSLSELLQQSVTPHVASVQAKECGALKHLMKRVLERLMDTVVSVDDEEEEEAELTSAQLHKSVHCSLSTLCDWYNTKTKKSGTPGKKRSSSDGDDLPQPPVVIIFKDLEAFNPRVLQDFILICSRYIERLPLMFIFGIATSPSTIQHMLPHSVSSLLCIELFQSLSCTQHLATVIDKLILTSQFPFKLNGKVMQVLISIFLYHDFSVRNFIKGIQLALLEHFHSQPLSVLCCKKKEAQLNVMQLSHLDLERIRHLLSFKRYAEKQEAQEQVNLFTDDAHLKEVCQRLIKDLHKYHKCYYPVLRCLHTLTSSLPRYPLGKQIRELHLICLEKNVWENEDYQSAMKLVKMLAKDELIALLQKCVEILQAAKAKKMKSALVQLEDMLAKFKQLDITAEPPPSVEESLTSPVKHLQKKTDLFQLQKTLLEMNETRRSKKLSPFEALRNEALEFIDSLVKSHLSPPESQTLYEVCYYTSSATVRRHLNATPRTSIQAALNSPYYYLQNESLKTEDGTVSNAAPDICIAYKLHLECGRLINLYDWLEAYATVVSAAEGNNPDSDNYGKVDEVKHARFIRAVSELEFLGFIKSTKQKTDHVARLTWGGC, from the exons ATGTCTACTTCATCTGTGTCCAAG GGCTGCTTTGTGTTCAAGCCAAGTgctaagaagaagaagacgctCAGTTTAG AGGATCATTTTAGCCATGGCTGTGAAGCTGCTGACAACAGTGACCTGCGATTCAAGCTTTGTCAGGATCTGTGggacaaaatcaaaacaaacacagag GTTTTGCAGGATGAGCTCAACAGGAACATCTTGGACAGCTTGCTCAACTTCACGAGGAAGTGCTCTTCCACTCGCCTACACAGTGACTGGGCATCACAGATGAGGGCGAGTGAGATTCCCACTGCGGCGCTTGTGCTCG GTGTGAACGTCCCAGATCATGACATGACCTTTCAGAGTCTGTCTGAGCTGCTTCAGCAGTCTGTCACTCCTCATGTGGCCTCTGTACAGGCCAAAGAGTGCGGAG CACTGAAGCATTTGATGAAGAGGGTCCTGGAGAGGTTAATGGACACTGTTGTGAGTGTGGacgatgaggaagaggaggaggctgagCTGACCAGTGCTCAGCTTCACAAGAGTGTGCACTGCTCCCTCAGTACACTCTGTGATTGGTACAATACCAAAACAAAG AAATCTGGTACTCCTGGAAAAAAGCGTAGCTCCTCTGATGGAGATGATCTTCCGCAGCCTCCTGTTGTGATTATTTTCAAAGATTTGGAGGCTTTCAACCCACGAGTTCTTCAGGACTTCATACTCATCTGCAG CCGGTACATCGAACGTCTTCCGCTGATGTTCATCTTTGGTATCGCCACATCACCCAGCACCATCCAACACATGCTGCCCCACTCTGTGTCCTCCCTGCTGTGTATAGAGCTCTTCCAGTCCCTCTCCTGTACACAGCACCTGGCCACAGTCATAGACAAG TTGATCCTGACATCTCAGTTCCCTTTCAAGCTTAACGGTaaagtgatgcaggtgctgATCAGCATCTTCCTCTACCACGACTTCTCAGTGAGGAACTTCATCAAAGGCATCCAG CTGGCCCTGCTGGagcactttcacagtcagcctCTCAGCGTACTGTGCTGTAAGAAGAAGGAGGCTCAGCTTAATGTGATGCAGCTCAGTCACCTCGACTTGGAGAGGATCAGGCATCTGCTGTCGTTCAAAAG GTATGCAGAGAAGCAAGAAGCTCAGGAACAAGTGAATCTGTTCACAGATGACGCTCATTTAAAG GAGGTGTGTCAGAGGCTGATAAAAGACCTTCACAAATACCACAAGTGCTATTATCCTGTCCTGAGATGTCTCCACACTCTGACATCATCGTTACCTCGTTACCCCCTCGGAAAACAG ATACGAGAGCTCCATTTAATATGTCTTGAGAAGAACGTATGGGAGAACGAGGATTACCAGTCAGCCATGAAACTCGTGAA GATGCTGGCTAAAGACGAGCTCATCGCTTTGCTACAGAAGTGTGTGGAGATTTTGCAGGCTGCCAAAGCAAAGAAAATGAAGAGCGCTCTTGTCCAGCTGGAGGATATGCTCGCCAAATTTAAGCAGTTGGACA TAACTGCTGAACCTCCCCCCAGCGTGGAAGAGAGTCTCACCTCTCCagtgaaacatcttcaaaagAAAACCGACCTGTTCCAGCTGCAGAAG ACTCTGCTGGAGATGAACGAGACTCGGAGGTCCAAGAAGCTGAGTCCGTTCGAGGCTCTACGAAACGAAGCTCTCGAGTTTATCGACAGCTTAGTGAA GAGTCACCTGTCTCCCCCAGAGTCTCAGACACTGTATGAAGTTTGCTACTACACCTCCTCTGCCACTGTGAGACGCCACCTCAACGCAACACCTCGCACCTCCATCCAGGCTGCACTTAACAGTCCCTACTATTATCTCCAG AACGAAAGCCTAAAGACGGAGGATGGGACCGTCTCTAACGCTGCTCCTGATATCTGCATTGCATACAAACTCCATCTTGAGTGCGGCAGGCTGATTAACCTCTACGACTGGCTGGAA gCCTATGCCACTGTTGTCTCTGCGGCTGAGGGGAACAACCCAGATTCTGACAATTACGGGAAAGTGGATGAAGTCAAACA TGCTCGTTTCATCCGAGCTGTGTCTGAGCTCGAATTTTTGGGCTTCATAAAGTCCACCAAGCAGAAGACTGACCACGTGGCTCGACTCACCTGGGGAGGCTGCTGA
- the orc3 gene encoding origin recognition complex subunit 3 isoform X1, translating into MSTSSVSKGCFVFKPSAKKKKTLSLEDHFSHGCEAADNSDLRFKLCQDLWDKIKTNTEVLQDELNRNILDSLLNFTRKCSSTRLHSDWASQMRASEIPTAALVLGVNVPDHDMTFQSLSELLQQSVTPHVASVQAKECGALKHLMKRVLERLMDTVVSVDDEEEEEAELTSAQLHKSVHCSLSTLCDWYNTKTKKSGTPGKKRSSSDGDDLPQPPVVIIFKDLEAFNPRVLQDFILICSRYIERLPLMFIFGIATSPSTIQHMLPHSVSSLLCIELFQSLSCTQHLATVIDKLILTSQFPFKLNGKVMQVLISIFLYHDFSVRNFIKGIQLALLEHFHSQPLSVLCCKKKEAQLNVMQLSHLDLERIRHLLSFKRYAEKQEAQEQVNLFTDDAHLKEVCQRLIKDLHKYHKCYYPVLRCLHTLTSSLPRYPLGKQIRELHLICLEKNVWENEDYQSAMKLVKMLAKDELIALLQKCVEILQAAKAKKMKSALVQLEDMLAKFKQLDTVTAEPPPSVEESLTSPVKHLQKKTDLFQLQKTLLEMNETRRSKKLSPFEALRNEALEFIDSLVKSHLSPPESQTLYEVCYYTSSATVRRHLNATPRTSIQAALNSPYYYLQNESLKTEDGTVSNAAPDICIAYKLHLECGRLINLYDWLEAYATVVSAAEGNNPDSDNYGKVDEVKHARFIRAVSELEFLGFIKSTKQKTDHVARLTWGGC; encoded by the exons ATGTCTACTTCATCTGTGTCCAAG GGCTGCTTTGTGTTCAAGCCAAGTgctaagaagaagaagacgctCAGTTTAG AGGATCATTTTAGCCATGGCTGTGAAGCTGCTGACAACAGTGACCTGCGATTCAAGCTTTGTCAGGATCTGTGggacaaaatcaaaacaaacacagag GTTTTGCAGGATGAGCTCAACAGGAACATCTTGGACAGCTTGCTCAACTTCACGAGGAAGTGCTCTTCCACTCGCCTACACAGTGACTGGGCATCACAGATGAGGGCGAGTGAGATTCCCACTGCGGCGCTTGTGCTCG GTGTGAACGTCCCAGATCATGACATGACCTTTCAGAGTCTGTCTGAGCTGCTTCAGCAGTCTGTCACTCCTCATGTGGCCTCTGTACAGGCCAAAGAGTGCGGAG CACTGAAGCATTTGATGAAGAGGGTCCTGGAGAGGTTAATGGACACTGTTGTGAGTGTGGacgatgaggaagaggaggaggctgagCTGACCAGTGCTCAGCTTCACAAGAGTGTGCACTGCTCCCTCAGTACACTCTGTGATTGGTACAATACCAAAACAAAG AAATCTGGTACTCCTGGAAAAAAGCGTAGCTCCTCTGATGGAGATGATCTTCCGCAGCCTCCTGTTGTGATTATTTTCAAAGATTTGGAGGCTTTCAACCCACGAGTTCTTCAGGACTTCATACTCATCTGCAG CCGGTACATCGAACGTCTTCCGCTGATGTTCATCTTTGGTATCGCCACATCACCCAGCACCATCCAACACATGCTGCCCCACTCTGTGTCCTCCCTGCTGTGTATAGAGCTCTTCCAGTCCCTCTCCTGTACACAGCACCTGGCCACAGTCATAGACAAG TTGATCCTGACATCTCAGTTCCCTTTCAAGCTTAACGGTaaagtgatgcaggtgctgATCAGCATCTTCCTCTACCACGACTTCTCAGTGAGGAACTTCATCAAAGGCATCCAG CTGGCCCTGCTGGagcactttcacagtcagcctCTCAGCGTACTGTGCTGTAAGAAGAAGGAGGCTCAGCTTAATGTGATGCAGCTCAGTCACCTCGACTTGGAGAGGATCAGGCATCTGCTGTCGTTCAAAAG GTATGCAGAGAAGCAAGAAGCTCAGGAACAAGTGAATCTGTTCACAGATGACGCTCATTTAAAG GAGGTGTGTCAGAGGCTGATAAAAGACCTTCACAAATACCACAAGTGCTATTATCCTGTCCTGAGATGTCTCCACACTCTGACATCATCGTTACCTCGTTACCCCCTCGGAAAACAG ATACGAGAGCTCCATTTAATATGTCTTGAGAAGAACGTATGGGAGAACGAGGATTACCAGTCAGCCATGAAACTCGTGAA GATGCTGGCTAAAGACGAGCTCATCGCTTTGCTACAGAAGTGTGTGGAGATTTTGCAGGCTGCCAAAGCAAAGAAAATGAAGAGCGCTCTTGTCCAGCTGGAGGATATGCTCGCCAAATTTAAGCAGTTGGACA CAGTAACTGCTGAACCTCCCCCCAGCGTGGAAGAGAGTCTCACCTCTCCagtgaaacatcttcaaaagAAAACCGACCTGTTCCAGCTGCAGAAG ACTCTGCTGGAGATGAACGAGACTCGGAGGTCCAAGAAGCTGAGTCCGTTCGAGGCTCTACGAAACGAAGCTCTCGAGTTTATCGACAGCTTAGTGAA GAGTCACCTGTCTCCCCCAGAGTCTCAGACACTGTATGAAGTTTGCTACTACACCTCCTCTGCCACTGTGAGACGCCACCTCAACGCAACACCTCGCACCTCCATCCAGGCTGCACTTAACAGTCCCTACTATTATCTCCAG AACGAAAGCCTAAAGACGGAGGATGGGACCGTCTCTAACGCTGCTCCTGATATCTGCATTGCATACAAACTCCATCTTGAGTGCGGCAGGCTGATTAACCTCTACGACTGGCTGGAA gCCTATGCCACTGTTGTCTCTGCGGCTGAGGGGAACAACCCAGATTCTGACAATTACGGGAAAGTGGATGAAGTCAAACA TGCTCGTTTCATCCGAGCTGTGTCTGAGCTCGAATTTTTGGGCTTCATAAAGTCCACCAAGCAGAAGACTGACCACGTGGCTCGACTCACCTGGGGAGGCTGCTGA